Proteins encoded together in one Chitinophaga sp. LS1 window:
- a CDS encoding endonuclease/exonuclease/phosphatase family protein yields MSKAFIATGIVALSLILSSWLPYLNPGKWWLSGFAGLFFPIVFLINVVYLVYWMIRKKPYWGLSLAGILLSCRALLVTFGHHPAGHAATPQGGSFTLMTFNSSSMGLKKYAEDSAIKQSIYSTLASATPDILCMQEFYTNNGPDHTDHLSAIKEKLHYPYHYFTCDKTRWNTWQYGIVLFSKYPIVSACHIPCGHSDVGSGSSILQADIKINEHTIRILTAQLQSYMFRHKDYAALQGETSQAKGLAARMKNTFGKRSTQAEQLAALIKESPYPAIVCGDFNDVPVSYTYNTISPNLQDAFLEQGWGIGRTLSFLAPTLRIDYILTQSPFHVNGFSSFPHKGFEHFPIMASLSL; encoded by the coding sequence TTGTCAAAAGCTTTCATCGCCACGGGTATCGTCGCATTATCCCTGATCCTTTCCAGCTGGCTCCCTTACCTTAACCCAGGTAAATGGTGGCTGAGCGGCTTCGCCGGACTATTCTTTCCCATCGTATTCCTCATTAACGTGGTCTACCTGGTCTATTGGATGATACGAAAGAAACCCTATTGGGGACTTTCGCTGGCCGGCATCCTCCTCTCCTGCAGAGCACTGCTGGTTACCTTTGGTCATCATCCCGCAGGCCATGCAGCAACTCCACAAGGTGGCAGCTTCACCCTCATGACTTTCAACAGCAGCAGCATGGGATTGAAAAAATATGCTGAAGACTCCGCTATCAAACAATCTATTTATAGCACCCTTGCATCAGCAACACCAGACATTCTCTGCATGCAGGAATTTTATACCAACAATGGCCCTGATCATACAGATCACCTGAGTGCCATCAAAGAAAAACTACACTACCCTTATCACTACTTCACCTGCGATAAAACACGCTGGAATACCTGGCAATACGGTATCGTATTATTTTCTAAATACCCTATTGTATCAGCCTGTCACATTCCCTGCGGCCACAGCGATGTAGGCAGCGGTAGCAGTATTCTGCAGGCTGATATAAAGATAAATGAACATACTATCCGCATCCTTACTGCACAACTGCAATCCTATATGTTCCGGCATAAAGATTACGCTGCATTACAAGGTGAAACATCACAAGCCAAAGGCCTCGCAGCCAGGATGAAAAATACCTTTGGTAAGCGTTCCACACAGGCAGAACAACTGGCAGCACTAATTAAAGAAAGCCCTTATCCAGCCATCGTTTGCGGCGATTTCAACGATGTACCCGTCTCTTATACTTACAACACGATTTCACCAAACCTGCAGGACGCATTTCTGGAACAGGGCTGGGGCATTGGCAGAACGCTCTCTTTTCTCGCACCTACCCTGCGCATTGACTATATACTTACACAATCACCTTTTCATGTGAATGGCTTTAGCTCCTTTCCCCACAAGGGTTTTGAACATTTTCCAATAATGGCAAGCTTATCACTATAA
- a CDS encoding rhomboid family intramembrane serine protease: MSEFRPRSFDILPLVIKNLLIINGLVFLGQYTMGEIQNPSSNHFLTDLFALHYWGSPLFKPHQVLTHLFMHGSIEHLFSNMFTLWMFGATLENLWGPKRFLMFYLICGLGAALCHMGVITYENMRLTHEINTYLADPNFTNFHNLTTHYDLVNSINQELSFPDTPAKVEMSKLFLREFQIGYRDAATLGASGAVFGLLFAFGYLFPNSLVYLYFLFPIKAKYIVTFMILLELVSGVRNTAGDNVAHFAHLGGVLFSYLLLRNWNRKNRRHFY; encoded by the coding sequence ATGAGTGAGTTCAGGCCCCGCAGTTTCGACATATTACCGCTGGTGATTAAAAACCTATTGATCATCAATGGCTTGGTATTTCTTGGACAATATACAATGGGAGAGATTCAGAATCCATCATCGAATCATTTCCTGACGGACCTCTTTGCCCTCCACTATTGGGGCTCGCCCCTGTTCAAGCCTCACCAGGTGCTGACTCACCTTTTTATGCATGGTTCTATCGAGCACCTGTTCTCCAATATGTTCACCCTGTGGATGTTTGGCGCTACACTCGAAAACCTCTGGGGGCCTAAGCGCTTCCTGATGTTCTATCTCATCTGTGGATTGGGTGCAGCCCTCTGCCACATGGGCGTGATCACTTACGAAAATATGCGGCTCACTCATGAGATCAATACTTACCTTGCTGATCCGAATTTTACGAACTTCCATAACCTTACCACACATTACGACCTGGTCAATTCCATTAATCAGGAATTAAGCTTCCCGGATACACCTGCCAAGGTAGAAATGTCTAAATTATTCCTGCGTGAATTCCAGATCGGCTACCGCGATGCAGCTACCCTGGGCGCTTCCGGCGCAGTTTTCGGATTGCTCTTCGCCTTCGGATACCTGTTTCCCAACAGCCTGGTGTACCTCTACTTCCTCTTCCCGATCAAGGCCAAGTACATCGTTACCTTCATGATCCTGCTGGAACTCGTATCCGGTGTCCGGAATACCGCCGGTGATAATGTGGCGCATTTTGCCCACCTGGGGGGTGTACTGTTCAGCTACCTGCTGCTCCGAAACTGGAACAGGAAGAACCGGCGCCATTTTTACTAA
- a CDS encoding rhomboid family intramembrane serine protease, translating into MDVAEKGEPMPILSLGEGKNMVTQLLLVNLTVFILLFFTQIVYNIEGNSTIRFNLDVMNNVILPASFSRLARLPWTFITSLFVNESVWLIFGNMVWLWAFGSVLQRKAGPGIILPLYLFGGMAGNLLYMLGMQFIPAWHPTQFFASYFGSSASVMSLAVATLLLAPDVRFFQKLNGGGGIPMWVVTVLYILMAVSEHLFSHHDLTTLPALIGGAITGFLFMSAWKKGNDWGAGFNKLVYKATHLFHPKEN; encoded by the coding sequence ATGGACGTAGCCGAAAAAGGAGAACCAATGCCAATCCTCTCACTGGGAGAAGGAAAGAATATGGTCACCCAGTTATTACTGGTGAACCTGACAGTATTTATCCTGCTATTTTTTACACAAATAGTTTATAATATCGAAGGTAATTCAACCATCCGGTTCAACCTGGATGTAATGAATAATGTGATATTACCTGCCAGCTTCAGCAGACTGGCTCGTTTACCATGGACATTTATCACCTCCCTCTTTGTAAATGAGAGCGTTTGGCTGATATTTGGAAATATGGTATGGCTCTGGGCTTTTGGTTCTGTGCTACAGCGCAAAGCAGGGCCTGGTATTATCCTTCCGTTATATCTTTTTGGCGGCATGGCAGGCAATCTCCTCTATATGCTGGGCATGCAGTTCATACCTGCCTGGCATCCTACTCAATTCTTTGCCTCTTATTTTGGCTCTTCTGCCTCCGTGATGTCACTGGCCGTAGCAACACTTTTACTGGCGCCTGATGTTCGTTTCTTTCAAAAGCTGAACGGCGGCGGCGGTATCCCAATGTGGGTAGTAACTGTATTGTACATCCTCATGGCAGTATCAGAACACCTGTTTTCACATCATGACCTTACTACCCTGCCCGCACTCATCGGCGGAGCAATCACGGGCTTCTTATTTATGAGTGCGTGGAAAAAAGGCAATGACTGGGGAGCCGGCTTCAATAAGCTGGTGTACAAAGCCACACACCTCTTCCATCCGAAAGAAAATTAA
- a CDS encoding M28 family peptidase, with translation MRKLIGILTGVAICAAACHSGTKPADTTETTTTKQSNVNVPVFNADSAYAYTAKQVTFGPRIPATPAQTACADWIISQFKPLADTLYIQRTNVTIPGGKSVPCINVIATFNPDAAQRILLLTHWDTRPHADQDAFDKTKQFDGADDGASGVGVLLEVARQLHAQHPAAGIDILLEDVEDSGVSEDENSYCLGTQYWARNPHVKGYKANYGILLDMVGGRGSQFYMEGGSQQYAYGPMKAFWDVANGLGYSDYFRYENTGATITDDHVYINTIAMIPTFDVIAMQASGNFAPHWHTTNDNMQVIDKRTLQVVGQTLLEVIYKRPFEF, from the coding sequence ATGCGTAAATTGATTGGCATTTTAACAGGAGTAGCTATTTGTGCTGCTGCCTGTCATTCGGGTACTAAACCAGCCGATACTACTGAGACGACCACTACAAAACAGTCCAATGTGAATGTTCCTGTTTTCAATGCAGATAGTGCATACGCCTATACTGCCAAACAGGTCACCTTTGGTCCGCGCATTCCCGCCACACCTGCACAGACAGCCTGTGCGGACTGGATCATCTCTCAGTTCAAACCACTGGCCGATACGCTGTACATTCAGCGGACCAACGTGACTATCCCCGGTGGTAAATCTGTTCCCTGTATCAATGTGATTGCGACCTTCAATCCCGATGCTGCACAGCGTATCCTGTTGCTCACACACTGGGATACCAGACCTCATGCTGACCAGGATGCGTTTGATAAAACCAAACAGTTTGATGGTGCAGACGATGGTGCAAGTGGTGTAGGTGTGCTACTGGAAGTAGCGCGTCAATTGCATGCACAACATCCAGCTGCGGGTATCGATATTCTGCTGGAAGATGTGGAAGACAGTGGTGTAAGTGAAGATGAAAACAGCTATTGCCTGGGTACACAGTATTGGGCCAGAAACCCACATGTAAAAGGTTATAAAGCAAACTACGGTATCCTGCTGGATATGGTGGGTGGCCGAGGTTCTCAGTTCTATATGGAAGGTGGGTCACAGCAATACGCTTATGGCCCGATGAAGGCATTCTGGGATGTGGCGAACGGACTTGGATATTCTGATTACTTCCGCTATGAGAACACTGGCGCTACTATCACAGATGACCATGTGTACATCAATACCATCGCCATGATCCCTACATTTGATGTCATTGCTATGCAGGCAAGCGGTAACTTCGCTCCACACTGGCATACGACCAATGATAACATGCAGGTGATTGACAAGAGAACCTTGCAGGTAGTAGGACAAACACTCCTGGAAGTGATCTACAAACGACCATTTGAATTCTAA
- the rlmD gene encoding 23S rRNA (uracil(1939)-C(5))-methyltransferase RlmD gives MRKKNVILEKVPVTAYAAEGKALARIDGKVIFIEGGVVPGDVVDVRLGKSKKDWAEGRAIRFHSYAADRVTPFCEHFGTCGGCKWQMLPYDKQLSYKQQQVTDNLTRIGKLELPEMQPILGSKHVTHYRNKLEFTFSNKAWMPSEAIAEDGTIPRMNALGFHVPKLFDKVLDINTCYLEAEPVNAIRNTIRAYALEHDLSFYDIRAQVGWLRNLVVRILTTGEVMVNLVIQHENKKDREALLDHLLATVPGITTLLYTINPKLNDSIFDLEPKVYFGKGYAEEKLEDFTFKIGPKSFFQTNTYQGEALYRVTREFAGLTGTEIVYDLYCGTGSIGIFVSRQAGKVVGIELIKEAIDDAKENAARNGVNNATFFAGDVVDICNDAFFAQHGQPDVIITDPPRAGMHEKLVNKLLEIAAPRIVYVSCNPATQARDLALLDQLYAVKKIQPVDMFPHTHHIENVVLLEKRY, from the coding sequence GTGAGGAAAAAAAACGTAATTCTGGAAAAAGTTCCCGTGACCGCATATGCAGCAGAAGGGAAAGCACTGGCCCGCATTGACGGCAAAGTGATCTTCATTGAAGGTGGCGTAGTCCCTGGTGACGTTGTAGATGTTCGCCTGGGCAAAAGCAAGAAAGACTGGGCCGAAGGCCGCGCCATCCGCTTTCATAGCTACGCAGCTGACCGCGTGACTCCTTTTTGTGAGCACTTCGGCACCTGTGGCGGCTGTAAGTGGCAAATGCTCCCGTATGACAAGCAGCTCTCCTACAAGCAGCAGCAGGTAACCGACAACCTGACCCGCATCGGAAAACTGGAACTTCCTGAAATGCAGCCCATCCTTGGCTCCAAACACGTTACACATTACCGCAACAAACTGGAATTCACATTCAGCAACAAAGCCTGGATGCCATCTGAAGCGATTGCCGAAGACGGTACCATTCCCAGGATGAATGCCCTCGGATTCCACGTACCCAAGCTCTTCGACAAGGTGCTTGACATCAATACCTGCTACCTCGAAGCAGAACCTGTCAACGCGATCCGCAATACCATCAGGGCTTATGCACTCGAACACGATCTCTCTTTCTACGATATCCGCGCCCAGGTAGGCTGGCTGCGCAACCTGGTGGTGCGCATCTTAACCACAGGCGAAGTCATGGTCAACCTTGTTATCCAACACGAAAACAAGAAAGACCGCGAAGCCCTGCTGGACCACCTGCTGGCGACCGTACCCGGTATTACCACACTGCTGTATACGATCAACCCCAAGTTGAACGACAGCATCTTTGACCTGGAGCCTAAAGTGTACTTCGGAAAAGGATATGCAGAAGAAAAACTGGAAGACTTTACGTTCAAAATTGGCCCTAAGTCCTTTTTCCAGACGAATACTTACCAGGGAGAAGCCCTTTACCGGGTAACAAGAGAATTTGCCGGATTAACAGGAACAGAAATTGTTTATGATTTATATTGTGGAACAGGCAGTATTGGTATTTTTGTATCCAGACAGGCTGGAAAAGTAGTGGGAATTGAACTGATTAAAGAAGCGATAGACGATGCAAAAGAAAATGCAGCCCGCAATGGCGTAAACAATGCAACATTCTTCGCTGGCGACGTAGTAGACATTTGTAACGATGCATTCTTTGCCCAACATGGGCAACCAGATGTGATCATCACTGACCCTCCTCGGGCTGGTATGCACGAAAAACTAGTGAACAAACTACTTGAAATTGCAGCACCCCGTATCGTGTATGTAAGCTGTAACCCGGCTACCCAGGCCAGAGACCTGGCGCTGCTGGATCAGTTGTATGCTGTGAAGAAAATCCAGCCTGTAGACATGTTCCCGCATACACATCATATTGAGAACGTGGTATTGTTAGAAAAAAGGTATTAG
- the recA gene encoding recombinase RecA, translated as MSTANTDKLKALRLTMDKIEKDFGKGSVMMMGEKGVVPMEVISTGSLGLDIALGIGGLPKGRIIEIYGPESSGKTTVAIHTIAEAQKKGGICAIIDAEHAFDSSYAQRLGVDVDSLLISQPDHGEQALEIADRLILSGAVDVVVIDSVAALVPKGELEGEMGESKMGLQARLMSQALRKLTATISKTNCCCIFINQLREKIGVMFGNPETTTGGNALKFYASVRLDIRRMTQIKDGDEAVGNRVKVKVVKNKVAPPFRQAEFDIIFGMGISKVGELIDMGVEYGIIQKSGSWFSYESNKLGQGRDAVKQLLADNPEVAVEIEGKIKAKLAEQAAQA; from the coding sequence ATGTCTACAGCAAATACAGATAAACTGAAGGCCCTGCGCCTTACGATGGACAAGATCGAGAAGGATTTTGGAAAGGGATCCGTGATGATGATGGGAGAGAAGGGAGTTGTTCCTATGGAGGTTATCTCTACTGGTTCGCTGGGACTTGACATTGCGTTAGGTATTGGTGGTCTCCCCAAAGGAAGGATCATAGAAATTTACGGTCCTGAATCATCTGGTAAAACGACAGTAGCTATACATACGATTGCAGAAGCCCAGAAAAAGGGAGGTATCTGTGCAATTATCGATGCGGAACACGCATTTGACAGTTCTTATGCCCAGCGTCTGGGTGTGGATGTCGATTCACTGCTGATCTCTCAGCCAGACCATGGTGAGCAGGCATTGGAAATTGCTGACCGTCTGATCCTCTCCGGAGCGGTAGATGTGGTGGTGATTGACTCCGTAGCAGCCCTGGTACCAAAGGGTGAACTGGAAGGTGAGATGGGTGAAAGCAAGATGGGTTTACAGGCACGTTTGATGTCTCAGGCGCTGCGTAAACTGACTGCTACCATTTCAAAAACTAATTGCTGCTGCATATTTATTAACCAGCTGCGTGAAAAGATCGGGGTGATGTTTGGAAACCCGGAAACCACAACGGGTGGTAATGCGCTCAAGTTCTATGCCTCCGTACGTCTGGATATTCGCCGTATGACCCAGATTAAAGATGGAGATGAGGCTGTAGGTAACCGCGTGAAAGTAAAAGTGGTTAAAAACAAAGTTGCACCTCCCTTCCGCCAGGCTGAGTTCGATATTATCTTCGGAATGGGTATTTCCAAAGTAGGAGAGCTTATCGATATGGGTGTTGAATATGGCATTATCCAGAAAAGCGGCAGCTGGTTCAGTTATGAATCCAACAAGCTGGGCCAGGGCCGCGATGCCGTGAAGCAATTGCTGGCAGATAATCCTGAAGTAGCTGTTGAAATTGAGGGAAAGATCAAGGCGAAGTTAGCTGAGCAGGCCGCACAGGCTTAA
- the rpoN gene encoding RNA polymerase factor sigma-54, with translation MLKQTQQQKLLQKLSPQQIQLMKLLQVPTAVLEERIKEELEENPALEYGEEAHEEEFKDPQDEFSGNEEGEGDDEFEPDGSENEYDNIDISEYVSEGDDDIADYKLRDDNYPDQDENKTIPVRVETSFHEHLLEQLGMLELDERKNAIAEQIIGSIDDDGYLRREVSAIVDDLSFSQNVSTDEEEIRDLIKKIQDFDPPGICATDLKECLLLQLKRKPQDDDGVAGAYMILENYFDEFTKKHYEKIQKGLNMSDEGLKEAIGQIIRLTPKPGGNYATLNKAESYVVPDFFILNNNGKLELTLNSKNAPDLRISEGYRDMLKEYDRGDKKDKRQKEAVLFIKQKIDAAKWFIDAIKQRQHTLLSTMESIMGYQREFFLTGDETTMRPMILKDIADITQLDISTVSRVANSKYVQTEFGTFKLKFFFSESLSTDSGEEVSTREVKKILSDLIEGENKRKPLSDENLTKMLQDKGYNIARRTVAKYREQLNIPVARLRKEL, from the coding sequence ATGTTAAAGCAGACACAACAGCAGAAGCTATTACAGAAATTGTCGCCTCAGCAGATTCAGCTCATGAAACTGTTGCAGGTCCCTACTGCCGTACTTGAAGAAAGGATCAAGGAGGAGCTGGAGGAGAACCCTGCCCTTGAATATGGGGAAGAGGCACATGAGGAGGAATTTAAAGATCCGCAGGATGAGTTTTCAGGTAATGAAGAAGGAGAGGGTGACGACGAGTTTGAACCAGATGGAAGTGAGAATGAGTATGATAATATTGACATCTCCGAGTATGTAAGCGAAGGCGATGATGATATAGCAGACTATAAACTGCGCGATGATAACTACCCCGATCAGGATGAGAACAAAACCATTCCGGTGCGGGTAGAGACGTCTTTCCACGAGCACCTGCTTGAACAATTGGGCATGCTGGAGCTGGATGAAAGAAAAAACGCCATTGCTGAGCAGATCATTGGAAGTATTGACGACGATGGATACCTGCGCAGGGAAGTGAGTGCCATTGTGGACGACCTTTCCTTTTCACAGAACGTAAGTACAGATGAGGAAGAGATCAGGGATCTGATCAAAAAGATACAGGATTTCGATCCGCCCGGTATCTGTGCCACCGATCTGAAAGAGTGCCTGTTGCTGCAGTTGAAACGCAAGCCACAGGACGATGATGGAGTAGCAGGCGCCTACATGATCCTGGAAAACTACTTTGACGAGTTTACCAAGAAACACTACGAGAAGATCCAGAAGGGTCTTAATATGAGTGACGAAGGTCTGAAAGAAGCCATTGGCCAGATCATCCGTCTTACACCAAAGCCGGGTGGTAACTATGCTACGCTGAACAAGGCAGAAAGCTATGTGGTGCCAGACTTCTTTATCCTGAACAACAATGGTAAACTGGAGCTGACGCTGAATTCAAAGAATGCGCCTGATCTGCGTATTTCAGAAGGCTACCGTGACATGCTGAAAGAGTATGATCGTGGTGATAAAAAGGACAAGCGTCAGAAAGAGGCTGTACTTTTTATCAAGCAGAAGATTGATGCCGCCAAGTGGTTCATAGACGCTATCAAGCAAAGGCAACATACGCTGTTGTCTACCATGGAATCTATCATGGGATACCAGAGAGAGTTTTTCCTGACAGGGGATGAAACTACCATGCGCCCAATGATCCTGAAAGATATTGCGGACATCACCCAGCTGGATATTTCTACAGTGAGCCGTGTGGCCAACAGTAAGTATGTGCAGACGGAGTTTGGTACCTTCAAACTGAAATTTTTCTTTAGCGAATCATTATCGACAGATAGTGGGGAAGAGGTATCTACCCGTGAGGTAAAGAAGATACTGTCTGACCTGATAGAAGGAGAGAACAAGCGGAAACCACTGAGCGACGAAAACCTGACGAAGATGTTGCAGGACAAGGGATATAATATTGCCCGCCGTACAGTAGCAAAGTACCGTGAGCAGCTGAATATTCCGGTAGCAAGGCTAAGGAAGGAATTATAA
- the cysS gene encoding cysteine--tRNA ligase, which yields MSELKVYNSLKRQKEVFTPLYPGHVGMYVCGPTVSGESHLGHARPYITFDVVYRYLQHLGYKVRYVRNITDAGHFEEEGREAEDKISKKAQLEKLEPMELVQKYTNLFHWAFREFNTLEPSIEPTATGHIIEQIEMIKTIIEKGYAYEVNGSVYFDVKKYAASHDYGILSGRVLEDMLETTRELENQDEKRNKVDFALWKNAPPEHLMRWPSPWGEGFPGWHIECSAMSSKYLGTQFDIHGGGMDLQFPHHECEIAQSEIAHGEMMARYWMHNNMITIDGRKMGKAYNNTIRLTELFTGDNYQLEKPYSPMTVRFFILQTHYRSTLDFSNEALQAAEKGLQRLWSAYEVLQKLEYANTGGELNEELDKQVRTWCEECQDFMNDDINTAKVLANLFEITPVINSLKGGQIKMHEISEDTFQLIKKTWKTWLIDILALEPENLASDNNTLDGVMQLIIEMRKEAKTRKDYATSDRIRNQLLAAGIQLKDEKDGSVSYTIQ from the coding sequence ATGTCTGAGCTTAAAGTTTACAACTCGCTGAAGCGACAAAAGGAAGTATTTACCCCATTGTATCCTGGTCATGTTGGTATGTATGTGTGTGGTCCGACCGTATCAGGGGAGTCCCACCTGGGACACGCCCGCCCTTACATCACCTTCGACGTGGTATACAGGTACCTGCAACATCTCGGCTACAAAGTCCGTTATGTGAGGAATATTACCGATGCCGGTCACTTTGAGGAAGAAGGCCGTGAAGCCGAAGATAAGATCAGCAAAAAAGCGCAGCTGGAAAAGCTGGAGCCAATGGAGCTGGTCCAGAAATATACAAACCTGTTCCACTGGGCATTCCGTGAGTTCAACACGCTGGAGCCAAGTATCGAACCTACGGCTACCGGTCATATCATCGAACAGATTGAAATGATCAAAACCATCATCGAAAAAGGCTATGCCTACGAGGTGAATGGCTCCGTATATTTTGATGTAAAAAAATATGCTGCTTCCCACGACTACGGTATCCTCAGTGGCCGTGTGCTGGAAGACATGCTGGAAACCACCCGCGAGCTGGAAAACCAGGATGAAAAGCGTAACAAAGTAGACTTTGCCCTATGGAAGAATGCACCTCCCGAGCACCTGATGCGCTGGCCTAGCCCATGGGGAGAAGGTTTCCCAGGCTGGCATATTGAGTGTTCTGCCATGAGCAGCAAGTACCTGGGCACGCAGTTCGACATCCACGGTGGTGGTATGGACCTGCAGTTCCCACACCACGAGTGTGAAATCGCACAAAGCGAAATTGCACACGGTGAGATGATGGCCCGCTACTGGATGCACAACAACATGATCACCATAGATGGTCGTAAAATGGGTAAGGCGTATAATAATACTATCCGCCTCACTGAACTGTTTACCGGCGATAACTATCAGCTGGAAAAACCGTACAGCCCAATGACCGTTCGCTTCTTCATATTGCAAACACACTACCGTAGCACGCTCGACTTTTCCAACGAAGCACTGCAGGCTGCCGAAAAAGGCTTACAACGCCTGTGGAGTGCCTATGAAGTACTGCAGAAACTCGAGTATGCCAACACCGGTGGTGAACTGAACGAAGAGCTGGATAAGCAGGTACGTACCTGGTGCGAAGAATGCCAGGACTTCATGAATGATGATATCAACACCGCCAAAGTACTGGCCAACCTGTTCGAGATAACACCTGTGATCAACTCCCTGAAGGGAGGACAGATCAAAATGCATGAAATCAGTGAAGATACTTTCCAGCTAATCAAAAAGACCTGGAAAACCTGGCTGATAGACATTCTCGCACTTGAGCCGGAAAACCTGGCTTCTGACAATAATACACTGGATGGCGTGATGCAACTGATTATTGAGATGCGTAAAGAAGCAAAGACCCGTAAAGACTATGCTACTTCAGACAGGATCCGTAACCAGCTGCTGGCAGCCGGTATTCAGTTAAAAGATGAAAAGGATGGTAGCGTTAGCTATACTATCCAGTAA
- a CDS encoding endonuclease/exonuclease/phosphatase family protein, with amino-acid sequence MLFFLVACLAPFVSPVQWWPISFFTLLFPILLLILILFFICWLIFDYKYCLLSLLAIVIGWKSISAFIAFNFPSAEKQLSAPPDGLSVMSYNVAQFGLYREKDSKYTRQAMFALIKKQQLDVVCFQDFYTSEKKNDFNNREDISHEMHLPYRYFSSDFNRAGMQHWGSIIYSRYPIIKSDKIKMSTGPRSESLIYADIVRDGDTIRIINMHLASYRFDQRDYHNIQKIKNQQDSGLVATRNIVEKMKDAYVGRARQTRVVADFIKTSPYRTIVCGDFNDTPASYTYFTIRGSLQDAFLQKGSGIGRTFAGLAPTLRIDYIFCDKSFTINSYRKINSDLSDHYPVIANFSLTHAK; translated from the coding sequence ATGCTATTCTTTCTGGTAGCATGCCTGGCTCCTTTTGTATCTCCCGTTCAGTGGTGGCCCATCAGCTTTTTTACTCTGCTGTTTCCAATACTGTTACTGATTTTAATCCTCTTCTTCATCTGCTGGTTAATCTTCGATTATAAATACTGCCTGCTTTCTCTGCTGGCCATTGTAATCGGCTGGAAGTCCATCTCTGCTTTCATTGCCTTCAACTTTCCTTCTGCAGAAAAACAATTGTCTGCCCCACCAGACGGTCTCAGTGTGATGAGCTACAACGTAGCCCAGTTTGGATTATACAGGGAAAAAGATAGTAAGTATACCAGACAGGCCATGTTTGCCCTGATCAAAAAGCAGCAGCTGGATGTGGTATGCTTCCAGGACTTCTATACATCAGAAAAGAAAAATGACTTCAATAACCGGGAAGATATCTCTCACGAAATGCACCTGCCCTACCGCTATTTTTCCAGCGACTTTAATCGTGCCGGCATGCAGCACTGGGGCTCCATTATCTACTCCCGGTACCCGATCATCAAGTCGGACAAGATCAAGATGTCCACAGGGCCACGCAGCGAGAGCCTGATCTATGCAGATATTGTGAGAGATGGCGATACCATCCGCATTATCAATATGCACCTGGCCTCCTATCGTTTCGATCAGCGGGATTACCACAATATCCAGAAGATCAAAAACCAACAGGACAGCGGGCTGGTAGCCACCCGCAACATCGTTGAAAAAATGAAGGACGCCTATGTAGGACGTGCCCGCCAGACCCGGGTCGTTGCAGATTTTATCAAAACCAGTCCCTACCGCACTATTGTATGCGGGGACTTCAACGATACCCCTGCCTCTTATACCTATTTTACCATCCGTGGCTCCTTACAGGACGCCTTCCTCCAAAAAGGCAGTGGCATAGGCCGCACCTTTGCCGGGCTGGCCCCTACCTTGCGGATTGACTATATTTTCTGCGATAAATCATTCACAATCAACTCTTATCGTAAAATAAATTCTGACCTCTCCGATCATTATCCCGTTATTGCCAACTTTTCCCTGACCCATGCAAAATAA